In Argiope bruennichi chromosome 4, qqArgBrue1.1, whole genome shotgun sequence, a single window of DNA contains:
- the LOC129966937 gene encoding 40S ribosomal protein S15a: MVRMNVLADTLKSINNAEKRGKRQVLIRPCSKVIIKFLTVMMKHGYIGEFEIVDDHRAGKIVVNLTGRLNKCGVISPRFDVQLRDLEKWMRNLLPSRQFGYLVLTTSGGIMDHEEARRKHLGGKILGFFF, from the exons ATGGTTCGAATGAATGTGTTAGCAGATACtttgaaatctataaataatgCAGAAAAGCGTGGCAAAAGGCAAGTTTTAATACGTCCATGCTCCAAAGTTATCATTAAATTTCTCACTGTCATGATGAAACATG GTTACATTGGAGAATTCGAAATTGTAGATGACCACAGGGCTGGAAAGATTGTAGTCAATCTGACAGGACGATTGAACAAATGTGGTGTCATCAGCCCACGGTTTGATGTCCAGCTCAGAGATTTGGAAAAGTGGATGAGGAATTTGTTGCCCTCCAGACAGTTTGG ataccTAGTGCTCACCACTTCTGGAGGTATTATGGACCATGAGGAAGCAAGGAGAAAACATTTGGGGGGCAAAATTTTAGGATTCTTCTTTTGa